The following is a genomic window from Elaeis guineensis isolate ETL-2024a chromosome 10, EG11, whole genome shotgun sequence.
ctCTTGGTGGTTCTCagatcttgattgcttcataatcaaagaaagaagagtaagagaaaaagagaagaaaaaaaatcaaaaaagaatcaaagagttggTCGCGATTCAAatttcattcagattcgcagggtgatcattcttggagaagaaaaatcaacaCCATAGAAgactgttctagactgatcctaagtagatacctatagagatcggatacttacaAAGCTAAGAGAGAGCTTACCTTCTTCCAGATCTAGATGCGAATAAAGgaatagtgaaaaaaatatatgatttgatcatatatttaatttcagcaaaaAAATTTAGCATGCGTTCAATTTCAATATATGAGATAGATCattgtattctatattttatgcatgcatgatttaaattaaaagatattttaatcttctattctgctgtattatttagagaaaaaaaattaaaatatacatgcatgtccATACATGAAATTCCAACATTACCGTCATTGGTTTTTTTTGAACTTTGGTGACCCTTCAAAAATCTTTGgtctttttataatatttaaaatattaattttctaaTATATAAGGGGGAAGTGCCTTACTTTTTCCTTACTTTCTCAAAAGAGAATGTTACAAGGCAGAGAACAATTTATATCGAATTAtatgcatataattttttttttgaatattagacatttctcaaaatttttctataataccTCTTTAAGtattttaatagtatcatttaaatattttaattttttcattatcatgattttaatttCTAACTGCTGGAATTCTAATTACCAACGATCATGTGCATttaatctcatttttattttatgaccGTTAGAATTTGTATTAAAGATTTTGACCATTGGACTTCTTATTAAAGACCTTGATGGATCAATAAAAGCCTTAACAGTCATAAACGATCATTTTGGATGGCTATAAAAGGACCATcttgagatataattttaaacATCCTATCTAatcattttcttctctttcttttaattttttttaaatattttttataattattattctGGATGCCGAAAAAGTCTCCATCAACTTCCTCCACGATCGTGCTTTCAGGTAGAGGATCCCGATCGTATCTTaggatgattttttttgaatatttctatATGAAGGATGAAAATATGCTTTAGGACAGTGTCTATTATGCTTTCGAGTTTGATCTTTTATATTTCTTattattctcaaaattttttataatttttctacaaTAAAGTTTTGTtagttttattttatcttttatatcacatcaataattttttgagcCTTGTTCTATCATTATTTGCTCTATGATTTATATGTTGGATCTAATATTGAATTTAGATCGGGTCGAATTGAGTCCGAATTTAGTGAATCTAGATTCAATCCGAAAATTTGAATATATTCAATTTTAAAATCCGACCTAATCTCATGGATTCTTTAAAATGGGTCGGATCGGGTCTAAGTAGATTGGATCGGATTGGGTCACAAATCAATTCCGATTTATTTACAACCTTAATCCCTGGTAAATTTGACAGTGTTAATCATGCAAATTCGCATCCATTCCTCTCTTCTATAAATAGTAGGCATGAGGGTCATTTAGGTACGAAGAAAACTCCCAGCTCTATACTCTCAAACTTTTATCTATTGGATTTAATCATTAAAGGGTCTTCAGTCAAATAtattctgataattttttatttattttctataattaCGGAATAGCTCAGTATCATGCTACGTTCTTCTAACTTCACTGAGCAAGAGTATATCATTTGTTAGCCTGTTGATCTGTCTGATTTGGATTTTGAGGGGCAACGCATACCATGAGCCTATTATctgtttgttttttatttttttgggaggCTGAAAATATTACAGGGTTAATAATTTTGCTGGACCATGCAAGAAAAATAATGATCTCTAATATTTCTGAAAATGCAAAGCAGTACGGTACTACCCGGAAGCCAACGAGTTGACCGATCACCTTTAAAACGAGAAAAGCGGTATCCGCCGAAATTGTGCGGAAACGCAGTTTATTGACGGATGTGAGATGGCCCTTTGCCTGGGGCCAGGAGAAGGAGCCACTCGTATGCCACCACCTCGAGTCAGGAAGAGCAAGCTAGCAGCAGGTGTGGGGCTGTTTGTTTTGTTTTTGGGTCGTCTAGAAGCATTGCGACGCCCGCGGCTAAAGCATCACCGCCGCCGCGCCCGAGAGACCATTCGAGGCCTCTAAAACCTTATCTGCCGAGAGACAGATAGCTAATACCAATACCATGTCATATACCatgctctcttcctcccctttccaCTTCCGCTTCCCCTTCCCCTACCCCTCTCCTCCCTCGCCCGTGATTTCGAACACATCCAGTCCCCCCGGTGTCCCCCCCAATGGCGGTGGCGGAGGTTGTAggccaccgccgccgccgctgGTGTCTTACATCCCCTCCCTTGGTATGCTCGTCCCCTTCCCCAAGAAGAAGCCTTGCTGCGTCCTTCCGGCAGATGCCGCGGCCCCCATCGAGAGCAAATGGGGAGCGTGGAGAGGGGAACAcgaagaggatgaggaggatgcGCTGCCGTCGGGGCTGCGGCGGGAATGGCTGCCGAGGCACGTGGCGGTGATCATGGACGGCAACTCCCGGTGGGCAAAGGCCAGGAACCTGCCCACCTCAGCGGGCCACGAGGCCGGCTACAGGACCCTCCGGGAGATGCTCCGCCTCTCCTGCGTGTGGGGGATTCGAGTCCTCACAGTCTTCGCCTTCTCCTACGAGAACTGGCTCCGACCCAAGGTccgcctttctctctccttttccggTTCTTTCGCCTCGAGAGTCGAGAACCTCTCATCTCCTCTCCTCCCACCCCTCCCAAGAAACTCCCTTGTAGTTTATCCACCCCGTTACCGGTAAGCTCTTCGTCGCAGGTAGAGGTGGATTTCCTGATGATGCTGTTTGAAAGGGTTCTCCGGGAGAACATCCGGGATTTCTTGAGGTATGGAAATTTGTGCTGTCACACACATATCCGAAGAATGATTAATGCATTTTGCTCCCCATTTTCTTCCGAATTCTTGCAAATTTA
Proteins encoded in this region:
- the LOC105036358 gene encoding LOW QUALITY PROTEIN: cis-prenyltransferase 4, chloroplastic (The sequence of the model RefSeq protein was modified relative to this genomic sequence to represent the inferred CDS: inserted 1 base in 1 codon; deleted 2 bases in 1 codon), encoding MALCLGPGEGATRMPPPXSQEEQASSRCGAVCFVFGSSRSIATPAAKASPPPRPRDHSRPLKPSAERQIANTNTMSYTMLSSSPFHFRFPFPYPSPPSPVISNTSSPPGVPPNGGGGGCRPPPPPLVSYIPSLGMLVPFPKKKPCCVLPADAAAPIESKWGAWRGEHEEDEEDALPSGLRREWLPRHVAVIMDGNSRWAKARNLPTSAGHEAGYRTLREMLRLSCVWGIRVLTVFAFSYENWLRPKVEVDFLMMLFERVLRENIRDFLRECIWVRVIGDSSKLPISLQKLAKEVEEMTRNNSRLELVVAVSYSGRRDIAQACQKISQKVKHGLLEPEQITESLIAQELETNGVEFPYPDLLIRTSGEERLSNFLLWQSAYSELFFTETYWPDFGEADYVEALSSFQKRQRRFGQRIT